A single uncultured Acetobacterium sp. DNA region contains:
- a CDS encoding TetR/AcrR family transcriptional regulator → MATSRKGTQTKSNIITTAKVLFYENGYNKTGIQDIADRADVKLGTITYYYKKKDDMITDIYNVFFLALYDYVSSVSENLNLYTKYCYSLVLYYEAILNDEHNKTLYYEVLVKNVNPHGRTNITNTLNRSCLDFLNKNYIEADLEVIARSEYGARKELFIDFYEKNIKFTSRAMIYFFIRNLFRLMNLDGEMIENTIQQGFEFSNKNKPEGIKFLI, encoded by the coding sequence ATGGCAACGTCAAGAAAAGGAACACAAACAAAGAGTAATATAATAACAACGGCAAAGGTTTTATTTTATGAGAATGGTTATAACAAAACCGGGATACAGGACATCGCTGATCGTGCGGATGTGAAACTGGGAACCATCACATATTATTATAAAAAAAAGGATGATATGATCACCGACATCTACAATGTATTCTTTTTGGCATTGTATGATTATGTCTCATCGGTTTCGGAGAACCTCAATCTTTATACAAAGTATTGTTATTCCCTAGTGCTGTATTATGAAGCCATTCTGAATGATGAACATAACAAAACCCTCTATTATGAGGTGCTGGTTAAAAATGTAAATCCCCACGGACGAACGAACATCACCAATACGCTGAATCGATCCTGTCTGGATTTTCTCAATAAAAACTACATTGAGGCCGATCTGGAAGTGATCGCCCGTTCAGAATACGGGGCCCGAAAAGAACTTTTCATCGATTTCTATGAAAAGAACATCAAGTTTACCAGCCGGGCAATGATTTATTTCTTTATCAGAAATTTGTTCAGATTAATGAACCTGGATGGCGAAATGATTGAAAACACTATTCAACAAGGGTTTGAATTCTCAAATAAGAACAAACCGGAAGGCATTAAATTTTTAATCTAA
- a CDS encoding amino acid-binding protein produces the protein MIRQVSIFIENHEGRLNNILKILADNQINIRSLNIADATDFGIVRLILQETEKGMDVLKKNEIITSITPVLAAEISDDPGGLSTLVDALTQAKINIVYAYSFLPKNTDNAIIIIRVDDENQNKAIETLENVQGVNLLDRETLLLK, from the coding sequence ATGATACGACAAGTTTCCATTTTCATCGAAAACCATGAAGGTCGTCTGAATAATATCCTGAAAATTCTGGCCGATAACCAGATTAATATTCGTTCGCTAAACATTGCTGATGCTACTGATTTTGGAATTGTGCGATTGATCCTGCAGGAGACTGAAAAAGGGATGGACGTTTTAAAAAAGAACGAGATCATTACCTCAATCACTCCGGTTTTAGCCGCAGAAATTTCCGATGATCCCGGCGGACTGAGCACCCTGGTGGATGCGTTAACGCAAGCCAAAATAAATATTGTCTATGCTTATTCTTTCCTTCCGAAGAACACCGATAATGCCATCATCATTATCCGGGTGGATGATGAAAATCAGAATAAGGCAATCGAAACCCTGGAAAATGTCCAGGGGGTTAATCTGCTGGATAGAGAAACCTTATTGCTGAAATAA
- a CDS encoding phenylacetate--CoA ligase — protein MYWNKSYECMPREKLQELQLERLKRMVNRIYHDVPFYRNKFQEKGLMPEDVKSLEDLQNLPFTTKVDLRDNYPYGLFTVPLEQIVRIHASSGTTGKPTVVGYTRNDISMWSELMARCLVATGAGPHSVIQNAYGYGLFTGGLGVHYGAERLGASIIPISGGNTAKQIMIMQDFGTTALTCTPSYAIFLADSLKELGIDPETLKLKVGIFGAEPWSENIRKEIEKKLKIKAYDIYGLSEIMGPGVAIECECQDGLHVWEDHFIPEIIDPITLKVLPYGEQGELVITTITKEGIPILRYRTRDITTIKAEPCACGRTHLKISRLQGRTDDMLIIRGVNVFPTQIESVLLEIGEVEPHYQLVVRRDGSLDTLEIKVELSEGLFSDRISNLEKLEKRIKDRIQSTIGVSSKVSLVEPKSLPRSEGKSQRVVDLRKI, from the coding sequence ATGTACTGGAATAAGAGCTACGAATGCATGCCAAGAGAGAAATTGCAGGAACTGCAATTGGAACGATTAAAGCGAATGGTCAATCGGATTTATCACGATGTGCCCTTCTACCGCAATAAATTTCAGGAAAAAGGCCTGATGCCAGAAGATGTCAAATCCCTGGAAGATCTCCAAAATCTGCCTTTTACCACCAAGGTTGATTTGCGGGATAATTATCCCTATGGACTGTTCACCGTCCCATTGGAACAAATTGTCAGAATTCATGCATCATCCGGCACCACCGGCAAACCAACGGTTGTGGGTTATACCCGGAATGATATCTCAATGTGGTCCGAGCTGATGGCCCGCTGTCTGGTAGCCACCGGTGCCGGCCCCCACTCGGTAATTCAGAATGCTTATGGATATGGACTGTTTACTGGTGGTTTAGGTGTGCATTACGGCGCTGAAAGATTGGGGGCATCGATTATACCAATCTCGGGAGGGAACACGGCCAAACAGATCATGATCATGCAGGATTTTGGTACCACCGCATTGACCTGTACCCCTTCTTATGCCATTTTTCTGGCTGATTCTTTAAAAGAGCTGGGCATTGATCCCGAAACGCTGAAACTTAAAGTTGGTATTTTTGGCGCTGAGCCCTGGTCTGAAAACATCCGTAAAGAAATTGAGAAAAAGCTGAAAATTAAAGCTTATGACATCTATGGCTTATCAGAAATTATGGGACCAGGCGTTGCCATCGAATGTGAATGTCAAGATGGACTTCATGTCTGGGAAGATCATTTCATCCCGGAAATCATTGATCCGATCACACTTAAAGTGTTGCCCTACGGTGAACAGGGCGAATTGGTCATTACCACCATTACAAAAGAAGGGATTCCGATTCTGCGTTACCGAACCCGGGATATTACCACGATCAAAGCAGAACCCTGCGCCTGTGGTCGAACCCATTTAAAAATCAGCCGTCTCCAGGGACGAACCGATGATATGCTGATTATTCGGGGCGTCAATGTATTCCCGACACAGATCGAAAGTGTGCTGCTGGAAATTGGCGAAGTCGAACCTCATTATCAATTAGTGGTGAGAAGAGACGGATCTTTGGATACCTTAGAAATTAAAGTTGAACTCAGTGAAGGCTTATTTTCAGACCGGATCAGTAATCTGGAAAAACTGGAAAAACGAATCAAAGACCGGATTCAGTCAACCATTGGCGTCAGTTCCAAAGTTTCCCTGGTTGAACCCAAAAGCCTGCCCCGAAGCGAAGGTAAGAGCCAACGGGTTGTTGATTTAAGAAAAATTTAG
- a CDS encoding ABC transporter ATP-binding protein — protein MDSVLISLNSISKYFGKKLILKDIDLTITKKSAIALLGHNGSGKSTLLKMIGGLSKVSSGSINYEPQLKIAYIPENFPKIDLTASQFIKSMGLIGGLPQKKVSAGMQDLFLAFQMADMIDVPIKHLSKGTIQKVAVIQALLDTPDVLLLDEPLSGQDIQSQKLFIRMVQELHQQGVATIMSCHEPFLVNQLAHEAYEISDHQLMLIDLSGLKEIEYDVMIFETQAGQTVDSSLQALIEQTEWEHNRLKLIVQRDQSDVVLKAMLKDKFKLRIMEGLEQ, from the coding sequence ATGGACAGTGTTCTTATTTCACTTAACTCAATTTCTAAATATTTTGGAAAAAAATTAATCCTAAAAGATATTGATCTGACGATCACAAAAAAATCCGCCATTGCTTTACTGGGGCACAATGGCAGCGGTAAAAGCACCCTGTTGAAAATGATCGGTGGTCTGTCAAAAGTTTCTTCCGGTAGTATTAATTATGAGCCGCAGCTCAAAATCGCTTATATCCCGGAAAATTTCCCCAAAATCGATCTGACGGCCAGTCAATTTATTAAATCAATGGGTTTGATTGGCGGTCTGCCCCAGAAAAAAGTCAGCGCCGGAATGCAGGACTTGTTTCTGGCCTTTCAAATGGCCGACATGATTGATGTTCCCATCAAACATCTTTCCAAAGGCACGATTCAAAAAGTGGCAGTTATCCAAGCCTTACTGGATACACCTGATGTTTTACTGCTGGACGAGCCATTATCCGGTCAGGACATCCAATCTCAGAAGTTGTTTATTCGCATGGTTCAGGAACTCCATCAACAGGGGGTTGCCACGATTATGTCCTGTCACGAGCCTTTTCTTGTCAATCAACTGGCTCATGAAGCTTATGAAATATCAGACCATCAGTTAATGCTCATCGATTTATCCGGCTTAAAGGAAATCGAATATGATGTAATGATCTTTGAAACCCAGGCCGGGCAAACAGTTGATTCAAGTCTTCAGGCTCTGATTGAGCAAACCGAATGGGAGCATAATCGTTTAAAATTGATCGTTCAACGGGATCAGAGCGATGTCGTTTTAAAAGCAATGTTAAAAGATAAGTTTAAACTGCGGATCATGGAAGGACTGGAGCAATGA
- the cobT gene encoding nicotinate-nucleotide--dimethylbenzimidazole phosphoribosyltransferase: protein MSLLNETLEKIQPLNEEMMKTAKDRVDFLLKPVGSLGTLEEIAVQLAGITGEMYPDVSKKAMLVFAADHGVFEEGVAAAPQEVTGLMAQMVVAGKSGVAALSKQAGADIFVCDVGMKSDLEPKSKILDKKIRKGTSNMRKGPAMTREEAVQSLEAGIDVALRALNNGYNILGTGEVGISNTTASAAIISALSGVDAGELTGAGANLSEDKQVVKAQVIRDAIALNKPDKNDAIDVLAKVGGFEIGAMAGAMLAGAANHGPVLIDGFISTAAAAIAIGINPEVKGYLICSHASAEKGAAFASEFIGAKPFLNMGMRLGEGSGAAIAFNIVEAALYMNREMATYGDVGLGVV from the coding sequence ATGAGTTTATTAAATGAAACCTTGGAAAAAATCCAGCCACTTAATGAAGAAATGATGAAAACCGCCAAAGATCGGGTTGATTTTCTACTTAAACCAGTTGGGAGTCTTGGGACTCTTGAAGAGATAGCCGTGCAGTTAGCCGGGATCACCGGGGAAATGTACCCGGACGTCAGCAAAAAAGCAATGCTTGTTTTTGCTGCCGATCATGGCGTATTTGAAGAAGGTGTTGCCGCAGCACCCCAGGAAGTCACCGGTCTGATGGCGCAGATGGTTGTTGCCGGAAAAAGCGGCGTTGCTGCTTTAAGTAAACAAGCCGGAGCGGATATTTTTGTCTGTGACGTTGGCATGAAATCGGATCTTGAGCCGAAATCAAAAATTCTGGATAAAAAAATCAGAAAAGGCACCTCGAATATGCGAAAAGGTCCGGCGATGACCCGGGAAGAAGCAGTCCAGTCCCTGGAAGCAGGCATTGATGTGGCGCTACGCGCGCTTAACAATGGCTATAATATTTTAGGAACCGGGGAAGTGGGAATTTCCAACACTACCGCCAGTGCCGCCATCATTTCAGCACTTAGCGGGGTTGATGCGGGTGAGCTAACCGGTGCCGGTGCTAATCTTTCAGAAGACAAGCAGGTTGTAAAAGCTCAAGTGATCAGAGATGCCATTGCGCTGAACAAACCTGATAAAAACGATGCCATTGATGTGCTGGCAAAGGTTGGCGGATTCGAAATCGGTGCGATGGCGGGAGCGATGTTAGCCGGAGCGGCCAATCATGGCCCTGTTTTAATTGATGGTTTTATCTCAACCGCGGCCGCCGCCATTGCTATCGGAATCAATCCGGAAGTAAAAGGCTATCTGATTTGTTCCCATGCGTCAGCTGAAAAGGGTGCCGCCTTTGCTTCTGAATTTATCGGCGCCAAACCTTTCCTGAATATGGGCATGCGTTTGGGCGAAGGCAGCGGAGCAGCGATTGCCTTCAATATCGTTGAAGCAGCCTTATATATGAATCGCGAAATGGCAACCTATGGCGATGTTGGCCTGGGTGTTGTTTAA
- a CDS encoding HAMP domain-containing sensor histidine kinase yields MRSSIFSRLMLYLGAFFLVLCLLTYYILGSYFEVYYTEKRTAVLIDKTNQAATMYNQGGLTPELQAYIDVAEEEGIVIQIIQQQTGAAAVSLENVSTENSSVEIVAASQEFSGVDQTDSSGLTIVAKKRLAAGNEHSGAGNEAGAGTGAGNGAGNGSGSGSGTGSGTEHGSGSGAGQQNSIENQVKEHQQDESFVIVLGNADHQVEWLTHKVVAADGAQIIGRIPLYSVHEVVEIVENFLLVFLIIVFACSLLFAYFFSRGISKPIVSLNRISREMGNLNFAQKYKGHRKDEIGQLGETLNHISDELEEAILKLQEELNKERTFEKMRQRFTAQVSHEIQTPLAVIKSYAEALEDGILENRDEELEYFVTIQKEADKISGIASDLLDLAQIESGAYQLKKESVSGVEVIASVVERFVNTYPEKNIVFNNSGDPDFKITMDRKRMEQVFYNLLNNAIKHVGPTDGIIQVGCEIQANEWIVSVYNVGKSIPENEIDQIWEYFYKAQSDKKGTGLGLAIVKGIIICHGGKVAVDNRGNGVWFEVRLPMSNF; encoded by the coding sequence ATGAGAAGTTCGATATTTTCGCGATTGATGCTTTACCTGGGGGCTTTTTTTCTGGTGCTGTGTTTATTGACCTATTATATTCTTGGTTCCTATTTTGAAGTGTATTATACTGAAAAAAGAACGGCGGTCTTAATTGACAAAACGAATCAGGCCGCCACGATGTATAATCAGGGTGGATTAACCCCGGAACTGCAAGCATATATTGATGTCGCCGAAGAAGAAGGGATAGTCATCCAGATTATTCAGCAACAAACAGGCGCTGCAGCGGTTTCCTTAGAAAACGTTTCGACGGAAAATAGTAGTGTCGAAATAGTCGCCGCAAGTCAAGAATTTTCTGGAGTGGATCAGACCGATAGCTCGGGGCTGACAATCGTTGCAAAGAAACGTTTGGCAGCAGGGAATGAACACAGTGGTGCGGGAAATGAAGCGGGTGCTGGTACAGGTGCAGGCAACGGTGCCGGTAATGGGTCGGGATCCGGCAGCGGAACTGGCAGCGGAACAGAACACGGCTCAGGTTCCGGCGCGGGTCAACAGAACAGCATCGAGAATCAGGTGAAAGAACATCAGCAGGATGAAAGCTTTGTGATCGTTCTGGGAAACGCTGATCATCAGGTTGAGTGGCTGACCCATAAAGTCGTGGCTGCTGATGGCGCTCAGATTATTGGGCGGATTCCCCTCTATTCGGTGCATGAGGTTGTTGAGATAGTGGAGAATTTTCTGTTGGTTTTCTTAATTATCGTTTTTGCCTGTTCACTTCTCTTTGCCTACTTTTTTTCCAGAGGAATTTCGAAGCCCATCGTTTCGTTAAATCGGATTTCCCGGGAAATGGGGAATCTGAATTTTGCCCAAAAATACAAAGGACATCGCAAAGATGAAATTGGACAATTGGGGGAAACCCTGAATCATATTTCCGATGAATTGGAAGAGGCGATTCTGAAACTTCAGGAAGAATTAAATAAAGAACGAACCTTTGAAAAAATGCGGCAGCGTTTTACCGCCCAGGTTTCCCATGAAATTCAAACCCCCTTGGCAGTAATTAAAAGTTATGCTGAAGCTCTGGAAGACGGGATACTTGAGAATCGGGACGAAGAACTGGAATACTTTGTGACGATCCAGAAGGAAGCCGATAAAATCAGTGGCATTGCCAGTGATCTCCTTGATCTGGCCCAAATTGAATCGGGAGCCTATCAGCTTAAAAAGGAGAGTGTTTCCGGGGTTGAGGTCATCGCTTCGGTGGTCGAACGTTTTGTGAATACCTATCCTGAAAAGAACATTGTCTTTAATAATAGTGGTGATCCTGACTTTAAAATAACCATGGATCGTAAACGGATGGAACAGGTTTTTTATAATCTCTTAAATAACGCCATCAAACATGTCGGCCCAACCGATGGAATCATTCAGGTTGGCTGTGAAATCCAGGCTAATGAGTGGATAGTTTCTGTTTATAATGTGGGTAAGTCGATTCCGGAAAATGAGATCGATCAGATCTGGGAATACTTTTATAAGGCTCAATCGGATAAAAAAGGCACCGGTTTGGGTCTGGCAATCGTCAAAGGCATCATTATCTGCCATGGCGGCAAGGTGGCTGTGGATAACCGCGGTAATGGGGTGTGGTTTGAAGTGCGATTGCCGATGTCAAATTTTTAA
- a CDS encoding response regulator transcription factor, whose amino-acid sequence MKGIRILLAEDEDKLREIVLKYLKKEGYDGFGAADGEEALDLWAEKKPDCIILDVTMPKLDGFEVLDEIRQTDNVPVIMLTARREEDDKILGFEVGADDYVTKPFSPRELMVRIKALLKRSGVATTENRLDVCGMCLNAEERQITIDDEIINLTQKEFEVLIYFINHHKLVLSREQILDRIWGFDYEGDIRVVDTTIKRLRKKMNEKGECIQTVRGLGYKFKE is encoded by the coding sequence ATGAAGGGGATTCGTATTCTGTTGGCTGAAGATGAAGATAAATTGCGGGAAATCGTCTTGAAATATTTAAAAAAAGAAGGCTATGATGGCTTTGGTGCAGCCGATGGTGAAGAGGCCTTGGATTTGTGGGCAGAAAAAAAACCGGATTGCATCATTCTGGATGTCACTATGCCAAAATTGGATGGCTTTGAGGTTTTGGACGAAATCCGGCAGACTGATAATGTGCCAGTGATTATGCTGACCGCCCGCAGGGAAGAAGATGATAAAATTCTGGGCTTTGAAGTCGGTGCGGATGATTATGTGACCAAGCCCTTTAGTCCCCGGGAGCTGATGGTTCGCATTAAGGCTTTGTTAAAACGAAGCGGGGTGGCCACCACGGAGAACAGGCTTGATGTTTGCGGGATGTGTTTAAATGCGGAAGAACGACAAATAACCATCGATGATGAAATCATTAACCTGACCCAAAAGGAATTTGAGGTGCTGATTTATTTTATCAATCATCATAAACTGGTCTTGTCCCGGGAGCAAATTCTGGATCGGATCTGGGGGTTTGATTACGAAGGTGATATTCGGGTGGTCGACACCACCATCAAGCGACTACGTAAAAAAATGAACGAAAAAGGAGAGTGTATTCAAACCGTTAGAGGGTTGGGATACAAGTTTAAAGAATGA
- a CDS encoding MetQ/NlpA family ABC transporter substrate-binding protein, with product MKKLGSVLLIGVLGLSLFTGCAAKGTDDKTIVVGASPTPHGEILAVAGEVLKEEGYTLEVKEFTDYVQPNLTLENKELDANFFQHLPYLEDFNVKNNTKLVSAGAIHYEPLGLYPGKVKTLDAIVSGSTIAIPNDTTNEARALLLLQTIGLIKVDPNAGLEATPKDVIENPKNIAFKELEAAQLARSLPDVDLAVINGNYAIEAGLNAGTDAIAKEEKDSLAAQTYANIVAVRAGDEKSEKTLALMKALQSEKVKTFIEDTYKGAVVPIF from the coding sequence ATGAAAAAATTAGGTTCAGTATTATTGATCGGTGTTTTGGGTTTGTCCCTGTTCACAGGCTGTGCTGCTAAAGGTACCGATGATAAAACCATCGTTGTTGGGGCTAGTCCAACGCCTCATGGAGAAATTTTAGCGGTTGCCGGTGAAGTTTTAAAAGAAGAGGGCTACACCCTCGAAGTCAAAGAATTTACCGACTATGTTCAACCAAATTTAACCCTGGAAAACAAAGAGTTGGATGCCAACTTTTTCCAACATCTTCCATACTTGGAAGACTTTAACGTAAAAAACAATACTAAACTGGTTAGTGCCGGTGCGATTCATTATGAACCATTGGGTTTATATCCCGGAAAAGTAAAAACATTGGATGCCATCGTTTCTGGTTCAACCATTGCGATTCCAAACGATACCACCAACGAAGCCCGAGCCTTGTTATTACTGCAAACCATCGGTTTAATCAAGGTTGATCCCAATGCCGGTTTAGAAGCAACCCCAAAGGATGTCATTGAAAATCCTAAAAACATTGCTTTTAAAGAACTGGAAGCGGCTCAATTGGCCAGATCTTTGCCAGATGTTGATTTGGCAGTCATCAATGGAAATTATGCCATTGAAGCTGGATTAAATGCCGGAACTGATGCCATCGCCAAAGAAGAAAAAGATTCACTGGCAGCTCAGACCTATGCCAACATTGTGGCAGTTCGTGCTGGCGATGAAAAAAGTGAAAAGACCCTTGCTTTAATGAAAGCCCTACAAAGTGAAAAGGTCAAAACTTTTATCGAAGATACCTATAAAGGTGCAGTTGTTCCAATTTTCTAA
- a CDS encoding methionine ABC transporter permease translates to MWDSSMTALIVQGTFETLYMTLMSTLLAYLIGLPMGVLLVTSDSEGIVPMKMTNKVLNIVVNITRSIPFLILLIAVIPLTRMITGTTIGSTATIVPLVIAAAPFIARLVESSIKEVDYGIIEASLSMGASPIQVVTKVMIPEAKPSLIIGAAIATTTILGYSAMAGIVGGGGLGDIAIRFGYYRYETGMMVITVVLLVIIVQLFQEIGMKIAQKQDRRK, encoded by the coding sequence ATGTGGGATAGTTCAATGACGGCCTTAATCGTTCAAGGAACCTTCGAAACCCTTTATATGACATTGATGTCCACACTTTTAGCTTATCTCATCGGATTGCCGATGGGGGTGTTGCTGGTGACCAGCGACTCCGAAGGGATTGTTCCCATGAAGATGACCAATAAGGTGTTGAATATTGTGGTAAATATTACGAGGTCGATCCCATTTTTGATTCTTTTAATTGCAGTGATTCCGCTAACTAGGATGATCACCGGGACAACCATTGGATCCACGGCAACGATCGTACCACTGGTTATTGCGGCGGCGCCATTTATTGCCCGGTTGGTGGAATCTTCCATTAAAGAAGTGGATTACGGAATTATTGAAGCCTCGCTTTCCATGGGAGCCAGTCCGATTCAAGTGGTGACTAAGGTGATGATTCCCGAGGCCAAGCCTTCACTGATTATCGGCGCGGCGATTGCCACAACCACCATTTTAGGCTATTCAGCTATGGCGGGGATTGTCGGTGGTGGTGGCCTTGGGGATATTGCCATTCGTTTTGGTTACTATCGCTATGAAACCGGGATGATGGTAATTACTGTTGTGTTACTGGTTATAATCGTTCAGCTGTTCCAGGAAATCGGCATGAAAATTGCCCAAAAACAGGATCGCAGAAAATAA
- a CDS encoding ATP-binding cassette domain-containing protein, which translates to MGTNKTSQKPIIEIKDLGKTFRPKSGEVKALEGINLSINQGDIYGIIGMSGAGKSTLVRCINLLEKPTSGSVFIDDQDISKITEKELRTVRYSVGMIFQQFNLLMQRTAEKNILFPLEIAGVDKETAKKRTAELLELVGLPDKAKAYPSQLSGGQKQRIAIARALANNPKILLCDEATSALDPSTTNSILKLLKEINQKLGITIVIITHEMSVVEQICSHVAIIDKSKIAEDGEVEDIFRNPKTEIAKKMIFAEGDQDPVVMGKNTYRIVFDEKSSSDSVMAKMILETKCLVNILHADMKNIDGFTFGQMVIQLPEDELSAARAINYLRSHQISVEEVGTHVG; encoded by the coding sequence ATCGGAACGAATAAGACATCCCAAAAACCCATCATTGAGATAAAAGATCTGGGAAAGACCTTTCGACCTAAAAGTGGTGAGGTAAAAGCTTTGGAAGGCATTAATCTCAGTATCAACCAGGGTGATATTTATGGAATTATCGGTATGAGTGGCGCTGGTAAGAGTACCTTGGTCCGTTGTATCAATCTGCTTGAAAAGCCGACCAGCGGCAGCGTCTTCATTGATGACCAGGATATTTCTAAAATAACCGAAAAAGAACTTAGAACCGTACGTTACTCTGTGGGCATGATTTTTCAGCAGTTTAATCTGCTGATGCAACGGACCGCCGAAAAAAATATATTATTTCCCCTTGAAATTGCTGGGGTGGATAAAGAAACGGCTAAAAAAAGAACGGCTGAACTATTAGAATTGGTAGGCTTGCCAGATAAGGCTAAAGCCTATCCTTCCCAATTATCGGGCGGACAAAAGCAACGGATTGCCATTGCCAGAGCTTTGGCCAACAATCCCAAAATTCTTTTGTGTGACGAGGCTACTTCAGCCCTGGATCCATCCACAACCAATTCGATTCTTAAGCTGTTAAAAGAAATTAATCAGAAGCTGGGCATTACGATTGTGATCATTACCCATGAAATGAGTGTGGTCGAGCAAATTTGTAGTCATGTGGCAATTATTGATAAAAGCAAAATTGCTGAAGACGGCGAGGTCGAGGATATCTTCCGCAACCCCAAAACCGAGATTGCCAAAAAAATGATCTTTGCCGAAGGTGATCAGGATCCGGTCGTTATGGGTAAAAACACCTATCGAATTGTGTTTGATGAAAAATCGTCCAGCGATTCGGTGATGGCAAAAATGATCTTGGAAACAAAATGCCTAGTCAATATTCTGCATGCCGATATGAAAAATATTGATGGGTTCACTTTTGGACAAATGGTGATCCAATTACCCGAGGATGAGCTAAGCGCAGCGCGAGCCATTAACTACCTTAGATCGCATCAAATTAGTGTAGAGGAGGTGGGGACCCATGTGGGATAG
- a CDS encoding YccF domain-containing protein — protein MSIIGNIIWIIVGGLIMAIGWFLAGIICCITIIGIPLGLQAFKMAKLVLWPFGKTVDYSNMGTGSVILNILWILIFGWGLALGSAVLGLLFCITIIGIPFGLQWFKFAKLALFPFGAQITDI, from the coding sequence ATGAGCATCATTGGTAACATTATCTGGATTATAGTTGGGGGCCTGATTATGGCAATTGGCTGGTTTTTAGCCGGGATTATCTGTTGTATTACTATTATTGGCATCCCTTTGGGGCTGCAGGCCTTTAAAATGGCAAAATTGGTATTATGGCCTTTTGGCAAAACCGTTGATTATTCAAATATGGGCACCGGTTCAGTCATTTTAAATATCTTATGGATTCTCATTTTTGGTTGGGGTTTAGCCCTGGGATCAGCTGTTTTAGGATTGCTTTTTTGTATTACCATTATTGGGATCCCATTTGGACTGCAATGGTTCAAATTTGCTAAATTGGCATTGTTTCCATTTGGCGCACAAATCACCGATATTTAA
- the msrA gene encoding peptide-methionine (S)-S-oxide reductase MsrA, with translation MLNENIKEITLAGGCFWGTEMYFQAIRGVVKTEVGYANGKTQNPTYEDVCRHNTGHAEVVKVFYDNQVISLPFLLSMYYEVIDPVAVNRQGNDVGTQYRTGIYYSDPADQEVILKSVNELRMEYGVPLAIEVLSLENYSSAETYHQEYLKKNPGGYCHIGNHEFKKAAIARDPSIK, from the coding sequence ATGTTAAACGAAAATATTAAAGAAATCACCTTGGCCGGCGGCTGTTTCTGGGGAACCGAAATGTACTTTCAGGCGATCAGAGGGGTTGTTAAGACAGAGGTGGGCTATGCCAATGGCAAAACCCAAAACCCAACCTATGAAGATGTGTGCCGTCACAACACTGGGCATGCAGAGGTCGTAAAGGTCTTTTATGATAATCAGGTGATCAGTCTGCCATTTTTATTAAGTATGTACTACGAGGTCATTGATCCGGTGGCCGTGAATCGGCAGGGTAACGATGTCGGGACTCAATACCGGACCGGTATTTATTACTCGGATCCGGCTGATCAGGAAGTGATATTGAAATCAGTCAATGAACTTAGAATGGAATATGGGGTGCCACTGGCAATAGAAGTACTGTCGCTGGAAAATTACAGCTCAGCGGAAACCTATCACCAGGAATATTTGAAAAAGAATCCTGGCGGCTATTGTCATATCGGCAACCATGAGTTTAAAAAAGCGGCAATCGCCCGGGATCCGTCGATAAAATAA